In a single window of the Elaeis guineensis isolate ETL-2024a chromosome 4, EG11, whole genome shotgun sequence genome:
- the LOC105043593 gene encoding protein GRAVITROPIC IN THE LIGHT 1, protein MLQKFALAFKTKTIEFFADDEKEEDDEDKASISAAIDLDPGPEEIITGQRVVVLKPDPLPPPRKPDPETLILALFATISSFRAAYLHLQTAHSPLLPDAVRFADRAAVSHLRRLSDLKDSYFQNPNPSPRQVFSFSSHLQAQVQENQHLLRTFDAVVNRLQSDIDRKDAESAALKRSLWDIEAANSKLAKRLDRACAPPDGKVEALLSIGVFDSVLKDTCRVVHRFTRCLVDLMKRSGWSLDLVANSIYPNVDYAKAGHCPYAILSYIYLGMFRGFDSEGFSREGSDGIGLDGIDVNTRRMNSLTQFIEHSAVDPLELISGSSSCDFAKFCERKYRQLIHPGMESTLCRNSDHGESVWGTLWPSSPLYEPFVNMASSIWTLHKLAWAYDPVVEIFQVAGGTEFSMVYMESIVRGAVTMGSDHGKKSRPKVGFTVVPGFRVGKTVIQSRVYLNGLKEVVQFHV, encoded by the coding sequence ATGCTTCAAAAATTCGCACTGGCATTCAAGACCAAAACCATCGAGTTCTTCGCCGACGACGAAAAGGAGGAGGACGACGAGGACAAGGCGAGCATCTCCGCCGCCATCGACCTCGACCCCGGCCCTGAAGAGATCATCACCGGCCAGCGCGTCGTCGTCCTCAAGCCCGACCCTCTCCCCCCTCCCCGCAAGCCCGACCCCGAAACCCTAATCCTCGCCCTCTTCGCCACCATCTCCTCCTTCCGCGCCGCCTACCTGCACCTCCAGACCGCCCactcccccctcctccccgacgCCGTCCGCTTCGCCGACCGCGCCGCGGTCTCCCACCTCCGCCGGCTATCCGACCTCAAGGACTCCTACTtccaaaaccctaaccctagccccAGGCAGGTTTTCTCCTTCTCCTCCCACTTGCAGGCCCAGGTGCAGGAGAACCAGCACCTCCTCCGCACCTTCGACGCCGTCGTCAACCGCCTCCAGTCCGACATCGACCGGAAGGACGCCGAGTCCGCCGCCCTGAAGCGGAGCCTCTGGGACATCGAGGCGGCCAATTCGAAGCTTGCGAAGCGGCTCGACCGGGCCTGCGCCCCTCCCGATGGGAAAGTCGAGGCCTTGCTGTCGATTGGGGTCTTCGACTCGGTGCTCAAGGACACTTGCCGGGTCGTGCACCGGTTCACCCGGTGCCTGGTCGATCTGATGAAGAGATCCGGATGGAGTTTGGATTTGGTGGCTAACTCGATCTACCCCAATGTGGATTACGCCAAAGCAGGGCATTGTCCGTATGCAATTCTGTCCTATATTTATCTGGGGATGTTTAGAGGGTTCGATTCTGAGGGCTTCAGTCGCGAAGGGAGTGATGGAATTGGGTTGGACGGGATTGATGTTAATACTCGGAGAATGAATTCTCTTACACAATTCATCGAGCATTCAGCTGTCGATCCATTGGAGCTGATTAGTGGGAGCTCAAGTTGCGATTTTGCGAAGTTCTGTGAGAGGAAGTACCGGCAACTCATTCATCCAGGCATGGAGTCCACCCTTTGCAGGAATTCGGACCATGGGGAATCCGTATGGGGCACATTGTGGCCCTCAAGCCCTCTTTATGAGCCATTTGTGAACATGGCCAGCTCGATTTGGACACTCCACAAGTTGGCATGGGCTTATGATCCGGTGGTGGAAATCTTTCAGGTGGCAGGGGGGACTGAGTTCTCAATGGTTTACATGGAAAGCATTGTCCGAGGGGCAGTCACCATGGGCTCAGACCACGGGAAGAAGTCACGGCCAAAGGTCGGGTTTACTGTGGTTCCGGGATTTCGGGTTGGGAAGACAGTGATTCAGAGTAGGGTGTATCTGAATGGCTTGAAGGAGGTGGTACAATTCCATGTTTAA